A stretch of DNA from Variovorax paradoxus:
GACAAGCTGCTCGGCAAGTCCGCCGGCGGCACGCAGGGCAAGAGCCGCTTCGGCAAGCGCCAGGAGGTGCCGGCAGAGGTTCACAAGATCGATCCCGCCCTGGTCGACGAACGCGCGAAGAACGTGGTCACCACGCTGCAGCAGGCGGGCTACGAGGCCTACGTGGTGGGCGGCGCGGTGCGCGACCTGCTGCTGGGCCTGCGACCGAAAGATTTCGACGTGGCCACCAACGCCACGCCCGAGCAGGTCAAGTCGCTGTTCCGCCGCGCCTTCATCATCGGCCGGCGTTTTCGCATCGTGCACGTGGTGTACGGCCGGGGTCGTGAGCATGAGGTGATCGAGGTCTCGACCTTCCGCGCCTACATGGACAACGCCGCCGCCGAGCAGGTGGCCGGCAACGAACGCACCAGCAAGGGCGAGCTCGCGAGCATGAAGCACGCCGTGGACGCCAGCGGCCGCGTGCTGCGCGACAACGTCTGGGGCCCGCAGGAAGAAGACGCGGCGCGCCGCGACTTCACCGTCAACGCCATGTACTACGACCCGGCCAACCAGGTCGTGGTCGACTATCACAACGGCATCAAGGACGCCCAGAAGCTCACGCTGCGCATGATCGGCGACCCGGTCACGCGCTACCGCGAAGACCCGGTGCGCATCATTCGCGCGATCCGCTTCTCGGCCAAGCTGGCCGCGCTGGGTTTCAAGATGGAAGCCAAGACCGCCGCGCCGCTCATCGAGTCGAGCAAGCTGCTGGCCGACGTGCCGCAAAGCCGCATGTTCGACGAGATGCTCAAGCTGCTGCAGACCGGCCATGCCATCGCGACGGTCGAGCAGTTGCGCAAGCTGGGGCTCGCCACCGGCATCTATCCGCTGCTCGACGTGGTGGTGGAGCGCGCCGACCAGCCCTTCGTGAAGGCCGCCCTGCAGGACACCGACCGCCGCGTCGGCGAAGGCAAGCCCGTGGCGCCGAGCTTTTTGCTGGCCTGCGTGCTGTGGGCCGACGTGCGCGACGGCTGGGCCCAGCGCCAGGAAGGCCGCCACGGCCAGCGTCCGCAGCCGCCGTTCCCGGCGCTGCAGGACGCCATCGACGATGTCTTCAATTCGCGCATCGGCGACGTGTCGGGCCGCGGCAAGCTGGCCGCCGACATGCGCGAGATCTGGATGATGCAGCCGCGCTTCGACAAGCGCACCGGCTCCACGCCCTACAGCCTGGTCGAGCAGGCGCGCTTCCGCGCCGCCTTCGACTTCATGCGCCTGCGTGCCGACGTGGGCGAGGTCGGCGAAGCCATCGCCGAGTGGTGGCAGGAGTTCAGCACCGCCGACGACCTGCGCCGCCAGGACCTGCTGGAGCAGGTTCGCGAAGAACAGAAGGTGCGCCAGCGCGTGCGCGTGCGCGATCCGGTGGCTGCGCCCAAGCCGCGCAGCGAGCAACCGGCGCGCCAGAAACAACAGGCCGAAGCCGAGGCGAACGACGGCGACGGACCCGACATCGAGGCCGATGCCGTGCCGCCGGATGGTGAGGCGGCGGCCCCGCGCAAGCGCAAACGCCGGCGCAAGCCGCGCCCGGTGGGCGGCGGTAGCGGTGGTGGCAGCAGCGAGGGCGGCGGGAGCGCCGCAGGCGAATGAGCGCGACCGACCGGCCGAAGGACGGCAAGAAGATCCCCGCAGCCAAGACGGTGGGTAAAGCCGCGGCCAAGACAGCGGACAAGAAGCCCGCACCGCCGCGTGCGGGCGGTGCCAAGCCGTCATCGTCTTCATCGGCCGGCGCCAGAAGCGGTCCACCCGCGCGCCGCGCCCCCGCCGGAGTCCCCGTGCGTCGTCCGCGCGGTCCGCGCGAGGACTACCCGACCGTGCAGGCCTTCGTTGCCATCGGCGCCAACCTGGGCGATGCCGAAGCGGCCGTGAAGGCCGCCATGGCTGCGATCGGCGCGCTGCAGCGCACCCAGGTCACGGCCCGATCCTCGCTGTATCGCAGCGAGCCGGTGGATGCCGAAGGCCCCGATTTCATCAACGCCGTGGTCGCCGTACGCACCGGCCTCGATGCCGAGCAGTTCCTGGTCGCATTGCAGCGCCTCGAGACGCTGGCCGGCCGTGAGCGGCCGTTTCCCAATGCGCCGCGCACGCTCGACCTCGACCTGCTGATGCACGGCAATTCGGTGATCGACACGCCGGCGCTGACCCTGCCGCACCCCCGCATGCGCGAGCGCGCCTTCGTGCTGAAGCCGCTCGCCGAAATCGCACCCGACAAGGTGCCGCGTGCCGCACTGGCGCGTGTCACGGGCCAAGTGGTCAAGCGCATCGTCTGACGGTCGCGCCGCTGCGCTACGTCCTCGATCTCGCCGGTGTGGCGGTCTTCGCGGTCAGTGGGGCGCTGGCGGCCGGCCATGCGGGCGTGGGGCTGATCGTGGCGCTGCGGCCGGGCGGCATCTACGGCGGCTGGCACCTGCCTTTGCTGCGGTTGCCGGCCTGAGTGGGCTTGCAGGGCAGGGGCCCGAAGGTCGGCCCGACCGGTCGTTCCGGTCGCGCCCGTTAAACTCGGCAGGTTTTCACGAAGGCGTCATGAAATTGTGATTGGCGCGTCCCAGGAGTTTTTCCATGTTCGGCAAGCTGCTGCCCCGAGAGGGCAATTTTTTTGAAATGTTCAACCAGCATGCCGAGCGCATCGTGGAGGCGGCGCGTGCTTTCGAGCAACTCGTCGCCAACTATGCGGACGTGCATCTGCGTGAACAGTACAACCGCGATGTCGACAACGCCGAGCGCGCCGCCGACCGCGTGACGCACGACGTCAACCGCCTGATCCACAAGACCTTCATCACGCCCATCGACCGCGAGCAGATCCACAAGCTCATCAACACGATGGACGACGTGGCCGACCTGATCCAGGACTCGGCCGAGACCATGGCGCTGTACGACGTGCGCCACATGACCGACGAGATCGTGCGCCTCACGGCCCTGAGCGTGAAGTGCTGCGACCGCCTCAAGGACGCCGTCAAGTACCTGGGCAAGATCGCCGACCCGGCCGTGGCCGAAGCCACGCTCAAGACCTGCGAGGAAATCGACCGCCTCGAATCCGACGCCGACCGCGTGATGCGCAGCGCCATGAGCAAGCTGTTCCGCGAAGAGCCGGACGTGCGCGAGGTCATCAAGCTCAAGGCGATCTACGAACTGCTCGAGACGATCACCGACAAGTGCGAGGACGTGGCCAACGTGATCGAGGGCATCGTCCTCGAGAATTCCTGAAAACGGGTAGCAACCGATGACAACGGTGCAGGTCGCCCTCTGGGTGGTGGTGGTTCTGGTCGCGCTCGCGATCCTGTTCGACTTCATGAACGGCTTCCACGATGCCGCCAATTCGATCGCGACGG
This window harbors:
- the pcnB gene encoding polynucleotide adenylyltransferase PcnB encodes the protein MIKKFIDKLLGKSAGGTQGKSRFGKRQEVPAEVHKIDPALVDERAKNVVTTLQQAGYEAYVVGGAVRDLLLGLRPKDFDVATNATPEQVKSLFRRAFIIGRRFRIVHVVYGRGREHEVIEVSTFRAYMDNAAAEQVAGNERTSKGELASMKHAVDASGRVLRDNVWGPQEEDAARRDFTVNAMYYDPANQVVVDYHNGIKDAQKLTLRMIGDPVTRYREDPVRIIRAIRFSAKLAALGFKMEAKTAAPLIESSKLLADVPQSRMFDEMLKLLQTGHAIATVEQLRKLGLATGIYPLLDVVVERADQPFVKAALQDTDRRVGEGKPVAPSFLLACVLWADVRDGWAQRQEGRHGQRPQPPFPALQDAIDDVFNSRIGDVSGRGKLAADMREIWMMQPRFDKRTGSTPYSLVEQARFRAAFDFMRLRADVGEVGEAIAEWWQEFSTADDLRRQDLLEQVREEQKVRQRVRVRDPVAAPKPRSEQPARQKQQAEAEANDGDGPDIEADAVPPDGEAAAPRKRKRRRKPRPVGGGSGGGSSEGGGSAAGE
- the folK gene encoding 2-amino-4-hydroxy-6-hydroxymethyldihydropteridine diphosphokinase, with amino-acid sequence MSATDRPKDGKKIPAAKTVGKAAAKTADKKPAPPRAGGAKPSSSSSAGARSGPPARRAPAGVPVRRPRGPREDYPTVQAFVAIGANLGDAEAAVKAAMAAIGALQRTQVTARSSLYRSEPVDAEGPDFINAVVAVRTGLDAEQFLVALQRLETLAGRERPFPNAPRTLDLDLLMHGNSVIDTPALTLPHPRMRERAFVLKPLAEIAPDKVPRAALARVTGQVVKRIV
- a CDS encoding DUF47 domain-containing protein, which produces MFGKLLPREGNFFEMFNQHAERIVEAARAFEQLVANYADVHLREQYNRDVDNAERAADRVTHDVNRLIHKTFITPIDREQIHKLINTMDDVADLIQDSAETMALYDVRHMTDEIVRLTALSVKCCDRLKDAVKYLGKIADPAVAEATLKTCEEIDRLESDADRVMRSAMSKLFREEPDVREVIKLKAIYELLETITDKCEDVANVIEGIVLENS